GACGATGAGCGGCCACAAGAAGTCGTCCCAACGCCACATAAACGAGAAGATCGCGAGCACGGAAATAATCGGCTTGGCAATCGGCAGAATGATGCGCCAGAAAATTTTCCATTCCCCCGCGCCGTCCATGCGGGCCGCTTCCAGCAGCTCGTCCGGAACGGACAGCAGGTATTGGCGGATCAGGAACACCCCGGTGGGCGTAGCCGCCGGCGGAATAATGATGCCGAGCAGGCTGTTGTACAGCCCCAAGAACGATATCACTTTAAAGATCGGAATCATGATGACCTCAAGCGGAATCATCAAGGTGGAAATGAATCCGATCAGAAGAATCGAATCGCCTTTGAACCGATATTTCGCCAGAGCGAATCCTGCCATCGCGTTGATCAGAAGCAGGAGCAGCGTGGACGTTATGGTGACGATCGTGCTGTTCATGAAATAAGTCCCGAAATTCCCTTTCTCAAAAGCGGCAACGAAGTGCTCGAGCGAGAAGGTCGGCGGAATCAGGGCAGGCGGCCAACGATACAAATCGTCTTGCGTCTTGAAGGAAGACAGCACGGTCCAAAGGACAGGGAATAGCCAGATCAAGGTGATGGCAAAAAGGATCGCATACGTTCCCCATTTTGCTTTTCTCATTCGTTCGCTCCTCCTTTGGAGAGACGGAATTGCAGCGCCGAGAAAATGCCGATGATCGCAAACAGAATGACCGACATGGCACTCGCCAACCCAAGCTCCTGTTTCGTAAAACCGATTTCATAGATGTACTGCACGATATACGTGGTTTCCTTGCCGGGGCCCCCGCCCGTAAGTGCATACATAAGCGGATAAGCCTTAAATGCGTCGATAATCGACACCATCAGCACAAGCACGCTGGTCGGCTTGAGCAGCGGCAGCGTAATGTTCCAGAACGTTCTCCATTTGGACGCGCCGTCCAGATTGGCGGCTTCGTACATATCGGTCGGAATCGATTGAAGTCCGGCGATAAAGATCACCATGAAAAATCCGACTCTGGACCACAACGTGGCGATGACGACGGACAAATTCGCCCAGAACGGGTCGGTCAGCCAAGGGATCGGCTCGAAGCCCATTTTGTCCAGCAAGTAGTTCAAAATGCCGAAGGTATCTCCGAAAATCCACTTCCAGGTCAAGCCGACAATAATGTACGAGATCATGGTCGGCCAATAAATGCTGGCGCGAAAAAGCCCTTTCAATTTTACTTCTCGAATCAGCAGGATCGCGATGCCAAGCGCCAAGACATAGATCCCGGGAACAACCACTGCGGCGTACATCCCGGTGCGTCCCAACGCCGACCAGAATTCTTCGTTGCGCAGAACTTCGATGTAATTGTCAAAGCCCAGGAACTCCATTTCATTGAGTCCGTCATACTTATGGAAGGAATAAACAAAGCCTACAATGGCAGGGATCACAATAAACGTTAAAAAGATAACGAGATTAGGCAGAATAAACAAATACGGCGCGAGCAGCCTCTTCCATTTTTCCTTTTTCCACGAGGACTGCGAATTGCTCATTTGTTTGGCGAATGCCTGCGACACCCAGATCCTCTCCTTTCTTCGATCACTTCGTGCTTGTTCGGATTCCGCCTCGCCGGCCTCTTACTCCCGGTGCGTCTTGCGGTACGTCTGCGGAGAAACGCCGGCATACTGCTTGAACATGCGGCTGAAATGAATCGGATTGCTGAATCCGAGATTCTCGGACATAATCCCGACCGGCTCATCCGACAATCGAAGCAGCTTCTTGGCCTCGTCGATCCGCTTGCGCGTGATATAGTTGTTGATCGAGATTCCCGTCACCTCTTTGAAGCAATGGCACATGTAATATTTGTTCAAATGCATGGCCCCGGCCAAGTCTTCCAAAGTGAAGGACTTTTTGTAATTTTGGTTGAGATACATTAAGATCCGGCGCACATTCGTCTCTTTCTGCGATTGAGTCGAAGCCGTCAGGAGGGAATATACGTCTTTCGACTTCCGGTAAATTTTAAGCAAGAGCTGCACCATCAGGCTCTGCAGCATAAATTCGTGCCCGATCGCTTCTTTCTCCCGCTCGTTATACATCATCGCAAAGTAGTGATCCACTTCTTTTACGCCTTGTTCATCCCATCGGATCAGCAATCCGTTCGGGTTGGCAAACAAATTCATAAGCTTTGCCTGCAAATCATCCCCGGCCAATTCCTGGATATAATCCGCCGTAAAATTGACGTAGCTCCGGATATACGGAGTATCCCGCATCGGATTCGGACGATGGAGCACATCACCGCTAAACAGCAACATATCGCCAGGCTGCAACTGATAAATCTCGTTGCCGATGATGAAATTGGCGTTGCCTTGAAGAAAAAAAAAGATTTCATAACCGTCATGCGTGTGGAGCGGCCAACTGTTCTGCCATTCCGTTACATGATGGCGGATATAGATGCGTTCCCGCTTCAACGCCTTATTGGTGGGAAAATGTGCGTGATGTGCCATGAACTTCTTATCCCCCCTAATCATCGATGCAAAGGCCAAACCGCCTATTCATGCTGAAAACGTTTCATGTTGATTCTAGCATAGATGTCCGTAACGGTATGCACAAAAATTGCCGTAAGTTTAATAAATATTGCTGTTCAATAGGAGCCCTGAATACGAAAAATATCCCAAAAAATAAAAGCCCGCCGCTGCGCGATGGACTCTTGCCATATGAAAAGCGGAGCTGCCGTCCGGCAACCCCGCTGGGAACTTATATGCTTCTGCGAAATTACTTTCCTTGCTCGCTGATGGCCTTGTCGATCAGTTGGGCCGTTTTGTCCAGAGCGTCTTTTGCCGAAGTTTTGCCGGCAATCGCTTCGATGATGTTGTTTTTCAGATCGGTCGAGAACTTCGTCACAACTTCTTGTCTGGACCAGTCGTTAGCCGCAAGCTCGGACGTATTGGCCAGTTCGTTCGCGAACACTTCGAACATCTCTTTGCCGAACGAATAGTCCAGCTTCGCGTTGTCCTTGCGCGGGCTGATGAACAGCGAATCCCTGTTGTATTTGGCGTTCACTTCTTTGGAGGTCAGGTATTTGATGAACTCCGCCGCCTCTTTCTCTACGCCGGTTCCTTTGAAGGCCATGACGTATTTGCCGCCCGGTACGGAAGAGCGGACTTTTTGCTTCGGCATGTAGGTGACGCCCCACTCGAAGTTGTTGATGTCCTTATAGTTGCTGAGCATCCAGTTTCCTGCCATGTGGACCGCTACCGTGCCGGAACGGAACAGGTTGTTCGGGTTCTCGGAGCCCAACCAGACGGATTTCGGAATGATGCCGTCATTATGCAGCTTCACAAAGTATTCCAGCGCTTGCACGCCTTCCGGGCTGTTGATGGCCGCTTTTTTGCCGTCCGCGCTGATCATGCTGCCGCCGAATTGATACAGCAGGGTCGACCATCTGTGAGGAGTAAGGTCCCAGACCAGCCCGTATTTGGCGCCGCCTTTTTCCATTACTTGTTTGACTGCCGCGGTAAACTCGTCCCACGTCCAGACGTTGTCCGGGGAAGTCGGCACCTGCACGCCGGCTTTTTGGAACAGGGTCTTGTTGTAGATGATGCCGTTGGCCGTAACGTCCATCGGACCCGCGATAATTTTGTTGTCTACGACATAATAAGGCTTGATGGAGTCGACAAACTGCGACGTGAAAGACTCTACGCTGCCGACATACGGCGTCAAATCAAGCGCCTGATTCGCGAACAGCCCGGTATCGGTCATACGCGCCAATGCGGGCGGTTTGCCGCCGGCAATCATCGTTTTCAGCTTCGTCTGCAGATCTTTATAAGCAACCTCGATCAAATTGATCTTCACGTGGGGATTTTCTTTTTGGTAATCCGCAATGATTCCTTTCATTACGTCGCCTTCGATTCCATCCGTAAACCACAAGTAATCGAGCGTCACTTCCTTCTTCGCGTCGGAACCTTTCCCGCCCGCGGAGCTGGATTTCGAGTCGCTCCCTCCGGAACATGCAGCTAGTGCAAAAGTTAACGCCACTGCAAGTAGAATGAACA
The Paenibacillus thermoaerophilus DNA segment above includes these coding regions:
- a CDS encoding AraC family transcriptional regulator — encoded protein: MAHHAHFPTNKALKRERIYIRHHVTEWQNSWPLHTHDGYEIFFFLQGNANFIIGNEIYQLQPGDMLLFSGDVLHRPNPMRDTPYIRSYVNFTADYIQELAGDDLQAKLMNLFANPNGLLIRWDEQGVKEVDHYFAMMYNEREKEAIGHEFMLQSLMVQLLLKIYRKSKDVYSLLTASTQSQKETNVRRILMYLNQNYKKSFTLEDLAGAMHLNKYYMCHCFKEVTGISINNYITRKRIDEAKKLLRLSDEPVGIMSENLGFSNPIHFSRMFKQYAGVSPQTYRKTHRE
- a CDS encoding ABC transporter substrate-binding protein; protein product: MRKSSRSIMFILLAVALTFALAACSGGSDSKSSSAGGKGSDAKKEVTLDYLWFTDGIEGDVMKGIIADYQKENPHVKINLIEVAYKDLQTKLKTMIAGGKPPALARMTDTGLFANQALDLTPYVGSVESFTSQFVDSIKPYYVVDNKIIAGPMDVTANGIIYNKTLFQKAGVQVPTSPDNVWTWDEFTAAVKQVMEKGGAKYGLVWDLTPHRWSTLLYQFGGSMISADGKKAAINSPEGVQALEYFVKLHNDGIIPKSVWLGSENPNNLFRSGTVAVHMAGNWMLSNYKDINNFEWGVTYMPKQKVRSSVPGGKYVMAFKGTGVEKEAAEFIKYLTSKEVNAKYNRDSLFISPRKDNAKLDYSFGKEMFEVFANELANTSELAANDWSRQEVVTKFSTDLKNNIIEAIAGKTSAKDALDKTAQLIDKAISEQGK
- a CDS encoding carbohydrate ABC transporter permease gives rise to the protein MRKAKWGTYAILFAITLIWLFPVLWTVLSSFKTQDDLYRWPPALIPPTFSLEHFVAAFEKGNFGTYFMNSTIVTITSTLLLLLINAMAGFALAKYRFKGDSILLIGFISTLMIPLEVIMIPIFKVISFLGLYNSLLGIIIPPAATPTGVFLIRQYLLSVPDELLEAARMDGAGEWKIFWRIILPIAKPIISVLAIFSFMWRWDDFLWPLIVINNPEKYTIQLALSNFIGEYNVDWGSLLAMSTITMIPVLVVFLLFQRQFVQGIATSGMKG
- a CDS encoding carbohydrate ABC transporter permease, which gives rise to MSNSQSSWKKEKWKRLLAPYLFILPNLVIFLTFIVIPAIVGFVYSFHKYDGLNEMEFLGFDNYIEVLRNEEFWSALGRTGMYAAVVVPGIYVLALGIAILLIREVKLKGLFRASIYWPTMISYIIVGLTWKWIFGDTFGILNYLLDKMGFEPIPWLTDPFWANLSVVIATLWSRVGFFMVIFIAGLQSIPTDMYEAANLDGASKWRTFWNITLPLLKPTSVLVLMVSIIDAFKAYPLMYALTGGGPGKETTYIVQYIYEIGFTKQELGLASAMSVILFAIIGIFSALQFRLSKGGANE